TTATGATTTAGATTCAAACAAGATTTTAAGAGAAGGAGAATTGAGTTCGGTTCTTAAAGAATTCTTAACCAACAACACTAAAGATTAGATCTCTTTTTTAGATCCTTGATGAACATTTAGGGGATTTATTTAACTAACATATAAATAGATATAGGAATATAATTAAGTAGTAATTATGGACAAGAGAAAAATTGTATTCGTAGCTGATCATACTGGTGTTTTCTTAAAGCAAGAACTTATCAGTATGCTTAAAACTGAATTTCGTAATCAATACGAAGTAATAGATTTAGGTTCAGACGATGAAAAGAGTGCAGATGACTATCCTGATTTTGCATTCATGCTTGAAGATTACTTCAAGGATGAAAACACAAATAATATTGGTGTAGCAATCTGTGGGACTGGTGTTGGGATCTGTATTGCAGCTAACAAGATCAAAAACGTTCGTGCAGGATTAGTAACTGATGTTAGATATGCTGAACTTGCTATCCAACATGATAACTGCAACGTTTTAGTTCTTGGAGCTAGAACAACATCAATTGATGTCAATAAAGAAATCTTAAGAAAGTTCTTATCAGCACAATTCGAAGGTGGTAGACACCAAAGAAGAGTGGATAAAATTAGTAACTATGAGAAAAAATAAGATTAAAGATCCATTAAAAGCTAATTACTTTAAATGAGATCTAGTTCCTGATATATTTAAACCTTCAAGAAAAAAATCATATATTTATTTAGGAATAGCATTAGGTGTACTGTTACTATCCTTAATCTTCGTTGGATTATCAGCATCACCTTATGTGGAAATCTTAAATAGAGGTGTAACTCAAGATCAATTTGTTAACGCAGTTGAAAGAAATGGTTTTTTCACAAGAATCTATACACCTGATAATTCTGGCATCGTTCAACCAGGGATGATCGCTCTAGATATTACCCCATTAGTTAGATTAAGTAATAATCCTAATGTTGTTGCTGATATCAGAATAGCACTTGGAACGATCTCACTCTTCTTGTTTGTTCTATTCATTATCTTAGTAGTTGTTTCTTATATGTATTTTTTAGGTTCAATTAAAGCAATTCCTAAACCTACAAAACCATTCATAACTGAAACAACTATTCACAATAAAAAAGTCTAACTTTTAGACATTAATGACATATATTGAATAAAGGACTATTCGATATATGCATCAAAATAGAGGAATGTTTCTTGAAACATTAATCAACAATACAATTAAGCATAACGAATTAGCCCAAAAGGGGCTAATTTTTAAACGTCACTTACCAATCAATGTTTATAGTTTTGCTAATACAAGAGTGACGGGTTGATTAAAAGAAAAAACCCAGACAGATTATTATGGACTTTATAAGGGTTATTTCTTTGATTTCGATGCAAAACAAAGCTCAAAGATTAATTATTCACTTAAGAATATTAAACAACACCAATTAGATCATTTAAGAAAGATTCACCGTCAAGGGGGAATCGCATTTATCTTGTTGTTGATTGTTCCCAAAGAAGAGTTCTACATGATTCCAATTAAAAAAATTGATTCTTGGTTAAAACACCAAGAATCAAATACTTTAAAGTATGAATGAATTCAGAAAAGCTCTTTTAAACTGGAATTATTTTATCCAGGAGTAATTGGAATCTTTGAAGCTTTGCAAGAATGAATCGATTTAATTACTCTTCGTCGTTCTCGCGATTCTTAAAGAATCCTGAAGGTTTTCTTTTAGGTTGAAGCAACTCATCGTCTTCACTAACGTATTTTCACTTAATCGTAGCAGTTGCTTCTTTAAGTGGTTTAGCTGCTCTAAACTTTACTTTTGGTTTAGGAGGAATTCTAGTTTGTGCTCCAGTAATCGGGTTAACTGAAATTCTTTCACGACCAATGGTAACTCTAAAAGTACCAAGCTCAGGTAATCTTACCTGACCTTGAGATTTAATTTCTTTTTTTACTAAATCACTATAAACTTGAAAGCAAGCCTTAACAAGTTTCGGGCTTACTCCAGTACATTCAGCGATAATTTTGCAAATTTCAGATTTAGTTAGCATTTTTATATTTGTTTTTATAAGATATATTTTAATATTTTCTTAATTAAACATTAAAAATATTAAAAAAATTATTCTACAGTTGATTATTATTTGATATTATTAATAAGATTTTTTTAAAACATACAAAATTTATACAATATGTCTCAAAACTTGTCTGAAGAACAAAAGAAAGAAACACAATACCAAGCTAATGTTGAAAAAGCAATAACAATCTTTAATACGTTATTTACTAAAGAAACTAATAAATACGATTTCATTAAATCGATTTATGAAAACGATGGTGTTGCTAATATGGAGTATCCTAGGCAAAAGTTAAATGAACTAATGGATCTAATTATTAGTGAACCATCTAAACATTATGCTAGAAATTTCTTCATCAATACTTGTTTAACCAAGATTACAGCTTATGAAGAGATTGAAGACGTTTTAAGTTTATTCAAAAAGAATAAAGAAACTTTAGATAAATTTTGTTTGTATTACTTACTATTTAAACAATCGTTTAATTTTGACGATTCAGAACGATCTAAAATTAATAAGATCTTATCAAATATTGCACGTGAACTAATTGAGGTTTTAGATTTAAATTAATTATGGCTAGAAGAGATAAGGGAATTAATGTAATTATCCTAATTGTTTTATTAATTTTAGGAATCGTTCCAGGGGTTTTATACGCTTTATTTAAGCTGTTTGTTCCCCCATTTAGTTGGGTGATCTTTGGGATCTTATTGATCTTATTAATCTTCCCAGCAATTATCTACTTACTGACTTGTTCAGATGTAGTGGTGTTTAACAAAAGATAAGTTAAGACAATTTATTTAATCTTCTCTACTTTAAAAATAAAGTAAAGAATGATATACTATTAAAGCAATAACCAAAGACCATAACTGGTAAATCGTAAGATTTCCTTAATTCGTTATGTAGGTTAGATAACTATATCTAATAACAATCTTTGTTATTGTTTTCACTTTACTAATTGAAATTTAAATACACAATGAAAGCAATTATTCAAAAAAAGATTGAACATGTAAATAGAATTGCTGAATTGTTAAAAAGCGCTAAATCGTTTGTCGTATTTGAATATTCAACAATGACAGCAAAAGCTATTACAGCACTTAGAAGAAAAGTAAAAACTAGTGCTAATGAAATGTTTGTTTTAAAAAACAACATTTTAAAAAGAGCAATTAAAGCTGCTGGCATTGATGGATTTGATGACGAAATCAAAAACCAAATCGCAGTTGTGATTGGGTTAGAAGACGCTTTTTTACCAATCAAAGCAGTTCATGAGTATGTTACAGCTAATGAAAAAGTTAATTTCGTTTGCGGATATTTAGAAAACAAAAAATTATCTGCAGCTGAATTAAATGAAATTGCTGTGCTTCCATCAAGAGATGAACTATACAGCATGTTCTTATCAGTGCTTCAAGCTCCAGTACGCAAATTCATGTACGCACTTAAAGCTGTAGCTGATACAAAACAACAATAATTAACTAATTTTTATTCAAAAAACATAGGTAGTACTTACAATGGCAAAATTAACAAAAGAACAATTTATTGAAAGTCTAAAAGAAATGACTATCGTTGAAATCAACGATGTAATTAAAGCAATCGAAGAAGCGTTCGGTGTTTCGGCTGCTGCTCCTGTTGCAGCTGCATCTGCTGCTCCTGCTTCTGCAGCTCCAACTGAAGCAACAGTTGTATTAGTATCAGCTGGTGATAAGAAAGTTGAAGTTATTAAACTAGTAAGAGAAGTAACTGGACTAGGTTTAATGGATGCTAAGAAAGCAGTTGACACTCCTCCTGCAACTATTAAAGAAAATATGAATATTGAAGAAGCTAAAGCATTACAAGCTAAGTTTGAAGCTGCTGGTGCTAAAGTTGAACTTAAATAATCATACCCATCCACTTTATTAAAATTTTTATAGAATAAATAAAACATCATGGCAGTACAACAAAGAAGATCTTCAAAACACCGAAGAGATAAAAGACGTTCACATGATGCTTTAGCAGTTAACTTAATTAACGTATGTAAGCATTGTGGGAAATTCAAAAGAGCTCACAGAGCTTGCTCTTGCGGAATGTATAACGAATTAAGAATTACCAAAGCAAAATAATGAACGATAACTTATCACACAAATCTAAAGATTTAAACTTAACTTCAGTTAGTGAGGTATCTAAATACCAAAACAGTAAGATTAAAGCTGGTTTGGATTGGTTTAGTGCGACAGCGATAATCTTACTAACCGTAATTGGAGTTTGTTTAGGGATTTGTATGGCTTGTTTAGTTATTATTCACGCATCTTAATATAATAAGCAAAGAGTTATTAAAATAATAAAAGACCTATCTTAATTGATAGGTCTTTTATTTTGTTTTAACGACTTATAGGAGCAATTTAATTTTACAATATTTGATTGGGTTAATTAGATTAAGTGTTTTTGTCTTATGGAAAATAAAAAAATGGGTTAATGCCCATTTTATTTTTATTAAGAAATAAGGATCTTATTCAGAATCTTTATTCTCAAGTTCTTTCTTCATTAAAGTTTCGTATAAGTTTACTTCTTTGTTTGGTTTAATGAATTCTTTAAGTTTGGCAATCTCTTGCTTAGAGTATTCACTAGGTCTTGCGTAGTTAATAACAACGATTAAATCACCTTTTTCGCTGTAATTAGCACCATAAACGCGTGAATCTAGTTTTAGGTTGATTCCACCGTTAGCAATGGTGATAATATCACCGTTTTTAGTTCCAGCTTTTAAGTTGATTTCCTTGATCTCTTTTAAAGTCGGAATTAAGATTGTTCCACCAACGATAGCTACCAAAGGATCAACTAAAACATTAACCACTACGTGGTTATCACGTAATTCGAACACTCTAGAAGGTTCAATCTTAACTCTTAAGAAAAGATCTCCTACTAGATTCTTATAAATGTGTCCTTCACCACGAACGATTACAACATCTTGATAGAACACATTTGAATCGATTGAAACTTTTCTTTCAACGACTTCATCAACCATTCTGTTTGATTTACAAGTCTTACATTTGTTCTTGATCGTTTGACCTTCACCTTTACAAGAAGGACAAGTTTTTTTGGTTTGGAACATTCCAAGTAATGTTCTTCTTTGTTCAACAACATAACCTTCACCATTACAATCACTACAAGTGATTACATCACCATCAGCTGATCCTGATCCATTACAATCAGGACAAGTTACTTGTCTGGTGTATTTAACGTTTTTAATACACCCATTAGCTGCTTCTAAGAAGTTAATCTTAATATCGTGAACTAGATTAACATCAACTTCTTCGATGTATTCTTGGTTGTGAAAACCACCAGCTCCACCACCAAAGAATTGTGAGAAGACATCACCAAACCCACCTTCGAAATCAAACCCGCTAAATACTGAATTAAACACGTCATAAGGATTGAATCCACCTTGGTGGAATCCAGACGCGTTTAAACCTTCATGACCATAAGTGTCATAAAGTTTTCTCTTTTCTTCATCGCTTAGCACTTCGTAAGCTTCGTTTACTTCTTTAAACTTTTCTTCAGCATCTGATTCTTTGTTACGATCAGGGTGATATTTCATTGCCAGTTTTCTAAAGGCTTTTTTAATATCTTGCTGAGTAGCTGAGCGGGGTACTTCTAGTATTTCGTAGTAATCTCTTTTTGAAGACATATAGTATTTATTTAATTATTGGTCAATCAGGTTTGGTGTTAAAGCAATAATATTAATATTTTAGCACTCTAAGAGTTAAAGTGACAAAAAAGTTGAACAAATTGATTCCACTTATAATTAAGGAAATGAGTTATTAATTGGGATTCGTTAAAAAATTAACGAATCCACTTCAAGTTTATCTTTGTGTTTGAAGTACTTCAAATTAATTTTTTATTGAACCAATTAGATAAAACCTAATTATTGTACTTACTTATTATAAATTTACGGTATAATTTTTTTGCTAAGAATTAAGTTTAATTAAATATAAATTTAATTTTCATCGATAATTTAACAAATTAACTTTTAGATAATCTTAAAAATATGAAGAAAAAAATCCTTAGATCGTTTACTCTAGCTTCTTTTTTAGCTATTTCATTAACTTCTTGTACTAATGAAACTAAAAATCAGATGACTAGTAAAGAAGTTCCTAATAATGGTAATGTAAATTCAAATAATAACCAAGGTGATAATCCTGGTAATCCTTCGTCTACAGCTAATGGAACTCAAGGAGATTCTTCGCAAGGTAGTGCTGGGATGAGTGGTATAAATCCTTCAAGTGGGATGAATGGTTCTAATCCTTCAGGCGGTTCGACTGAAGAAACTACCAATTCAGAACTATCTTTAAAATCTAAAGCTGTTATAGCGTCTGATTTAGTAAGCGTTGATAACGGTGCTTATATTCTTAATTGAACAAAGTTTAATACAACTCTTAGTACAGAGCAACAAAAAGCGTCTAAATTAATGAATTTAGACGTAAACGATCGTGAAGGTATGATTTCGTTTGATTTACAAGTAGGTGAAAATCAAACGATTAAATTTAAGCAAAAAGTTGATTTTGATTTCTCTTTTTTAAGAAGCTTAACTTTTGGTTGAACTGATATTAAATCTTCAACAACTGATAATTCGTTAACTCTACTTCAAAATGTGACGAATGCGACACAACTATCAGCATATGCAGCCCCCGTATTAACAGAATCATTTAATGGTATGAATAACTATTATCCTTATCTAAATAGTTGATTCGATGTTAATCTGACATATCAAAGCTCTGAAAAGAAGCTAGAAGAAAATGAAGTTACTTTTGAATATCAATTAACTAATACAGGTAAATCACCGTTTTTCATGATTAAAAATGGTTCTCAAGAAAACCAACTATGAAGTAGTCAAAAAACTAGAGTGACTTTATCTTATTCTACAGATCTAGCTAATGCTGCTAAAGACGTAATGGTAAACAAATCAAGTGAATTACTTAATAAAGAAATAAGTTATTTCTACGATATGAGTACTCATATGGTTAATACCGAAAAATTAGAAGTAGATGCTAGAAATGAAGGGCTTGTTAAGTTTTCTGACAGTAAATATAATGAACAATTTGCTATTACCTTAATGCAAGGTTCAGCCTTTTTCAACACTGACACAAACGAACTTACATTTACGGTAGAAGTTAAACCAAAAGATAACGATCAAGTTCTTAGTACGGCAATCACTAGAACTTTCACAATCATGCTTGGTAAAGCAAGCCAACAACAATAATTTTTAAGGAGAACAATAAATAACTAATATCCATGAGTACAGGCTATAGCCACGTCGACAAACAAGAAAAAGCTAACAAACTGTTTGGTAAAACTGCAATCTCTAAAGCAATTTGGATTGTTTGTTTACCAGGTTTGTTAGCAGCCTTTTTTGCTGGTTTATACGGTTTTTTTGATCAATTATTGATTCAAAAACTAGTACCAGAAGTTTGAAAATTAAATGATGTTTATAATGGTTTACACTTTTCAAACATCAATGTTTATCAAAGAGTGTTTGATCAGATCTTTGCAAACGATTCAGTCGTAAGAGTTCCCAATATCTATTTCTTTGATAACGGTTTTTATCAAGCATCAGCTTCTTCACCTGTACCAATTAATTATTTTAATAGTGACTTTATTAAAGTTTTTGGTGAGCAAGTAAGAACTCAACCAATTATTACGTTAGATAAGAATGTACTTGCACAAGCTATTAATAACAATCAAATCTTAGATAATATCGTTTTATTATTTAAGAATGTTTATAATTCTCAGATTGGTGTTGCTGGAGATAATACATCACAACTATCTAATGTGTCGATTATCGCTAGACAAGCAGTTAACTCATTCCAAAACGTTCTTTTAATTGGTAACGCTGTTATCTTTTTAATCCCTATTGGTGCTGGTGTATATTACACCAAATCAATTAGTTACAAATATGAAAAAACTGGTCGAGATATCTGAGTAATGTCGTTTTGAACGACATTAATCTTATGTTTAATTGCTAGTGTTGTTTGTTATATCCTAATTGGTGCTGGAGTTCAACGTAACTTAATTGGAACAGCTAACTTAAGTCCTAGAGTAATTGGTTTATTAGAGAGTAACAACACCCAAGATATCGTTAATAGAATCAACAACGTTGATTTAGATTCACTTAAAGGTGTTAATTTTGCAAATTATCCTAAAGTGATCTTAACTTATGATGATGCAATGGCTGATATCTCAGCTCATTGAGCTGATCAGTATAGTTGAATCTATGCTAGTGGGTTCTTTATTATTGGGTGGTTTTCTTTATTATCATTCATGATTCGTTCTGAAGGACGAAACATCTTTGTAACAGTTGCTTCAATCATCTCTAATGTAACTAACGTTTCATTAGACTATGTTTTTATTAAATATGTCAATCTTGGATTGATTGGTGGTGCAACAGCTTCAGTTATTAGTTGAGTAGTTAATTTAGCTTTATATGTTGGGTTTGTGATCTACTTTAATAAGAAACAAGCAACATGATTAAGCTTTCATGATCTATTTAAAGTTAAGTTTAATATCAAGATCATTATTCCGATTATTATCTTAGGATTATCATCGTTTATTCGGATTGTTGGATTAACAGTAATGTTCTTAGTTTACAATTTATTGTTAATCAAAGTATCTGGACAAGATTTCCAAAACTACCACGCAGGGTCCGTCCCGTTATTGATCTTATTCTTCGTCGCCTTGTTTGGGATTTCAGATGGTGGTAGACCATTAGTTGGTTATAACTATACGAATCGCAATTACAAACGAGTACACTCAGCATTCTGGTGATCGTTGTTTGTTACGTTTACGTATGCAATCATTGCATACATCATTGTGTTCTTTATTGCTAAAACAGTTTTAGTTAACTTATTTAACTTTAAAGATCCAAGTACAACACCAATGGTACAACCAATTGATAATGCTGATTTAGCGACTATGTATGTAAGAATCACAATGTTAAGAACTGTGATGTTTTCAATCACTGTTTGTGGCATGATGTTGTTCCAAGGGACAAACGATGTGATTCGATCATACGTTTCATCAGCAATCGAAGGATCATTTATCTCTTATGTTGTTTTTGGTACGGTTTATGGATTATCAACGGTGTTACCAAAGACTAATGATCTAAACATTTGAGTTTATGTTTCAGGTTATGCGATCTCACCATTTATTACATCAATGGTGGTATTAACGATGTCAATCTTATTCTTAACAAGAAATCTAAATGTTAAGAATGAAGCGATCGAACGTAAGATGAATAAATTAGATTTAATGCAATATAACTTCTTTGTTAATGAAGCCAAGAAATATAATTTATTAACACCTCAAGAACAACATGAGTTGGCTGAACAAGAAAGATTAAATACAAATACGCAATAAGATTCGTTCGTTAGTAATTAAAAATGTAGCACTATTAAGTGCTACATTTTATTTATTAGATGAACGAATTATTTAGTTGGTTCTTGTTCTGATACTTTAACTGGTTCTTTTGATTCTTCTTTAGCAGATTTATCAGCTGGTTCTTTAGCTGCTTTTTTATCAGATTCTTTTGGAGATTCTTTTTTAGATTCTTTTCCAGAATCTTTACCAGATTGTTTAGCTTTTTTATCTTTAGCAGGTTTTTGTTCAGTTTGTTCAATTGGACCTAAATTAACAGCTGGATCAGTAAGATTAAGTTTTTGGAACAACTTCTTAGACTTATTAATTTTATGATTGAACAATTGCTCAAAATTATTGATGTTTTCTAATTTTGTTTGTTCAGGGGTGAAGCCCATTTGTTCATAAACTTCTTTTGATTTAGTTGTTAAGATTGGTTCAAGTAAAACAAAGACAGTTCTAATTGCAGCAACTCCTGCAAATAATACGTTAGCCAATTCTTGAGTCTTACCATTCTTATAAAGTTCTCAAGGTTTTCTTACTTCAATCACGCTTGAATATTCTTTTGAAATATTAAGGACCAATTTAATTGCTGAACGAATATCGTTTTCTTCAACTAGTTTTTCAAATTCAGCTGGTAATTTTTTGACTTCTTCTAAATACTTATCTTCTAATTCATTACCAGGTACATAAGGTAAGATGATTGACTCTTGTCTAGATTCAATCATCGGAATTAATCTATGAACTAGATTACCTAAATTATTAATTAGATCAGCACTTACAGTTTCTTGGATTAAGCGTTTACCAACTTTGCCATCTTCACTTAAACTTAATTCTTTAAGTAAGTAATAACGTAATTGATCAACGCCAAATAGTTCAGCTAACTCAATTGGATCAATGATGTTATCAAGTGATTTAGACATCTTATTACCATTTTCATCTAAGATCCAACCATGAGAGATCATTCTTGTTGGTTGTTTGATTCCTAGCATCTTTAAGAAGATTACTCAATAGATTCTATGAAATCTAGTAATCTCTTTGGCAATCAAATGAATTCTTTCACTATCATCGTTGTTTCAAAATTCTTGGTACAACTTATCGTCTTCTGTACCAAAACCCATTGATGTTAAATAAGAAAATAAAGCGTCTAATCAAACATAGATTCTATGACTCTTATTAAGTGGTGTTTCAATCCCCCAACTAATACTGGTTCTACTAATTGATAAATCTTTAAGACCAACATTAACAAAGTTGTTCAACATCTCTTTGTTTCTAGATGTTGGATAAACACTTGGAACATTATCAGTTAATGATTCTTTAATAAAATCCTCAAACTCTGATAATTTAATGAAATAAGAAGGTTCGTTGATTGCACTGATCTTATGACCAACATTACAGTAAAGTTGGTCATCTGGATCTAAGGATAGATCCATATTAGTTTTTTGAATTAGATCAGCTTTTTTTAACACACTTGAACTTGTGTAATTCTCTTCACAATCAACACAGTACAACCCTTGTCATTGATCTAAGTAAATATATTTCTTAAGATAAAACAAACCAAAGATCTTTTTAACTACTTCTTGGTGGGTTGGTTCAGTGGTTCTGACAAATCTTGTTAATTCAATATTTAAAAGATTGAATAAATCCTTAAATTTACTTGAGTATTGATCAACCATCTTTTGTGGAGTTAAATTTAAGGATTTAGCTTTGGTTTCGATCTTTTTACCAAACTCATCAGTGCCTGATAAGAAGAAAACATCATAACCTCTTTGTTTTTTAAATCTAGCTAGAAAATCTCCAAGAATTGTTGTGTAAGCATGCCCAATGTGGGGGTTACCTGAAGCATAATAAATTGGAGTTGAAATATAACACTTTTTGTTCTTTAACATCGTTTGATTATCCTTATTAATTTTATTGAAATAAAATTCGATTTATTTATTAGTTATTCAACATCATAACCAGTTTGTTTGAACTTGACATCCTTAGATAGTTTTCTGTTTCTTGCATTCTTGGATTTAAAGTATAGAGTGATTGGGACATAAGTTAGCCCAAATGCTTCTCGTATCTTATTTTCTAAATACCTGGCATATGAGAAGTGTAAATAATCAGGGTTGTTACAGAATAGTACGAATGTTGGAATCTGACCTTGGGCTTGGGTTGAATAGGTGATTGATAACCGGTTACCATTAAAGATCGGGGGTTGGTTGATCATCTGTGCTTTTTGGACAACATCATTTAATAATGATGTTGAGATCTTAATCTTAAGTTGAGATTGGATTAGTTTGATGGTTTGAAAGATCGTTTCGATTCTTAAGTTAGCCTTAGCACTAATAAAGATGATTGGCGATCAAGGTAAATATTTGAATTTGGAACGGATTTGTTTTTTGTACAGTTCCATCGTCTTATCATCTTTTTTAACCAGATCTCATTTGTTTACGACGATGATTGTGGGTAAGTTAGCTTCATAACACAATCCACCGATTACCTCATCTTGTTCAGATAGATCAACAGAACCGTCAAGCATGAGTAAAATCATTTTTGATCTTGAGATTGCTTGTTGAGTTCTTTGCACTGAGAATTTTTCAATTCTTGTGGCAATCTTACCTTTTCTTCTGATTCCAGCTGTATCAATTACTTTATAAAGTTCTTTGTTGTAACTAAAGGTAGCATCAATTGCATCACGAGTTGTTCCTGGAACATCTGAAACCAACACCCGTTCTTTTTTAAGTAGTTGGTTTAATAAACTTGATTTACCAACATTGGGTTTACCAATGATACAGAATGTTTCTACTAATTCAATATCTTTTTTGTTAGCAAACTGATCTTTCAGTCTGATGATCTCATCTAGTAGATCACCAATTCCGATTGCGTGTTCAGCTGAGATGATCATTGGTTTACCAAACCCTAAACTAAAATAGCTACTTAGATTTAATTCGTTCTTATTTTGATTTTCAATCTTATTAAGAACAAAAAGAATTTTTTTGTTCTTATGTTTCTTTAGTAGTTTTGCAGCATAATGATCATCGGCGTTGATACCTTCTTTATATGAACAGACAAATAAGATGATATCAGCTTCATCAATTGCGAATTGAACTTGTTGTTCAATTGCACGTTGAAAAACGTTACTGTCTGTACTTAATCCACCAGTATCAATGATTTGAAATCTTTTAGTTAATCATTCAACATCACCAAAAATACGATCACGGGTGATCCCTGGGGTATCATCAACGATCGCTATTCTGTTTTTAATCAAACGATTAAAAAGCGTTGATTTTCCTACGTTTGGTTTACCAACAATTGCAACCTTAAGCATGATTATCTCCTAGTTTTTGTTGGTATAAACCTACGATTTTATCAACTACTTGTTCAATTGATAATGAATCTGAATCAATTACGATTGCATCTTCTACGATCATAAGTGGTGCTAATTTACGATTAGTGTCATTATCATCTCGAAGCTTGATTTCATTAGTAAATTGTTCTATAGTAGGTTCGTTTAATTCCAAATTTAATTGTTTGATTCTTCTAATCGCTCTTTCACGAGCTGATGCTGTTAAAAACACCTTTAAAATCGCATTAGGTAAAACCACACTAGTAACATCTCTACCGTCCATTACTACTGGGTTTTTGGCTGCATAATCTTGTTGTAAATTTAAGGCTAATTGTCTAATCTTAGCATCTTGAGCTATATCACTTGCACCTTTTGAGATTACTGGTTCATTAAGTAAATCCGAGATATTTTGCTTATTAATCACAACCTGATCGCCATTAAAAAGGTGTTCGTAA
The Mycoplasma tullyi genome window above contains:
- the metG gene encoding methionine--tRNA ligase: MEFYFNKINKDNQTMLKNKKCYISTPIYYASGNPHIGHAYTTILGDFLARFKKQRGYDVFFLSGTDEFGKKIETKAKSLNLTPQKMVDQYSSKFKDLFNLLNIELTRFVRTTEPTHQEVVKKIFGLFYLKKYIYLDQWQGLYCVDCEENYTSSSVLKKADLIQKTNMDLSLDPDDQLYCNVGHKISAINEPSYFIKLSEFEDFIKESLTDNVPSVYPTSRNKEMLNNFVNVGLKDLSISRTSISWGIETPLNKSHRIYVWLDALFSYLTSMGFGTEDDKLYQEFWNNDDSERIHLIAKEITRFHRIYWVIFLKMLGIKQPTRMISHGWILDENGNKMSKSLDNIIDPIELAELFGVDQLRYYLLKELSLSEDGKVGKRLIQETVSADLINNLGNLVHRLIPMIESRQESIILPYVPGNELEDKYLEEVKKLPAEFEKLVEENDIRSAIKLVLNISKEYSSVIEVRKPWELYKNGKTQELANVLFAGVAAIRTVFVLLEPILTTKSKEVYEQMGFTPEQTKLENINNFEQLFNHKINKSKKLFQKLNLTDPAVNLGPIEQTEQKPAKDKKAKQSGKDSGKESKKESPKESDKKAAKEPADKSAKEESKEPVKVSEQEPTK
- the der gene encoding ribosome biogenesis GTPase Der; this encodes MLKVAIVGKPNVGKSTLFNRLIKNRIAIVDDTPGITRDRIFGDVEWLTKRFQIIDTGGLSTDSNVFQRAIEQQVQFAIDEADIILFVCSYKEGINADDHYAAKLLKKHKNKKILFVLNKIENQNKNELNLSSYFSLGFGKPMIISAEHAIGIGDLLDEIIRLKDQFANKKDIELVETFCIIGKPNVGKSSLLNQLLKKERVLVSDVPGTTRDAIDATFSYNKELYKVIDTAGIRRKGKIATRIEKFSVQRTQQAISRSKMILLMLDGSVDLSEQDEVIGGLCYEANLPTIIVVNKWDLVKKDDKTMELYKKQIRSKFKYLPWSPIIFISAKANLRIETIFQTIKLIQSQLKIKISTSLLNDVVQKAQMINQPPIFNGNRLSITYSTQAQGQIPTFVLFCNNPDYLHFSYARYLENKIREAFGLTYVPITLYFKSKNARNRKLSKDVKFKQTGYDVE
- the cmk gene encoding (d)CMP kinase, whose translation is MTKEINNQQIAIDGPAGSGKSTVAKLVAERLGFDYLSTGKMYRTFYYLIKQNDWSIDQLVSNFKNYEHLFNGDQVVINKQNISDLLNEPVISKGASDIAQDAKIRQLALNLQQDYAAKNPVVMDGRDVTSVVLPNAILKVFLTASARERAIRRIKQLNLELNEPTIEQFTNEIKLRDDNDTNRKLAPLMIVEDAIVIDSDSLSIEQVVDKIVGLYQQKLGDNHA